The Candidatus Eisenbacteria bacterium sequence CCTCGGGGCCGATCCTCACGGTTCCGGCATCGGGTCGCGCGAGGCCGAGGAGGAGCTTCAGCGTGGTGGTCTTCCCCGCTCCGTTCGGACCGATCAGCGCGAAGGTCTCGCCGTCGCGCACCTCGAAGTCGAGATGGTCCACGGCCGTGATCGCGCCGTAACGCTTGACGAGACCCTGGGCCCGGATCATGCGCGTCCCCTCGCGAGCACGAGGCCGGCCGCGCCCGCCGCGAGAAGGCCGCCGAACCACGCCGCGGCCGCCCAGTCCACGCGCGACTCGTCCGTGCCATGACCGCCGGCACTCGCCCCCGGCTCCGCGTTTCGCGACACACCCACTCCGCGGCGCTCCTGCCACGCCGAACCCGGCGACACGAGCGGCCGGTTGTCGACGATCTCACTCGGCCGGAGCGCGGGGAACACACGCTCCGCGACCGTGATCGCCGCGACCGCCGGGCTCTTTGCGAGCACGGACAGGTCCGGATACTGCTTCGAGAGAAACGCGAACGCGCTCACCGGAGAGTACGGAACGTCGCTCACGCCATCCGCGTTCAGATCGTACGGCGCGTTCTCGCTCCAGAAGTTCCCCACCGCTCCGTCGTCGAACCGATTGTCCGACCGCCGCATGTCCAGGGCGACCGGATAGTCGTTGTTCAGGAAGACGTTCCGCGCCGTCTCGTTCCCCGCGCAGGACGAGAACACGAGGAGCGCCCACCCGTTGTCCTGGAAGAGGTTCTCGCGGATCCGGTTCCGGTTGGAGTTGTCCATGAAGACCGCGATCGTGTTGTCGGCGAACGTGTTTCCCGTGAACGTCCCCGCGGAGCAGTCGCGCAGGAGGAGCCCGTACGTGCGCGGGCCCCGGTTGTGCACGAAGTCGTTCCCCTCCACCCGGAGCCCGTTCGAGAACATGATGGCGCATCCGGCGACGTTCCGGGTGAAGCGGTTCCGCTCGAGCCGGCTCTCCTGGCAGTACATCGTGTGGAGCCCGTACCGGCCCTGGTCTCGGAGCTCGTTCCCCGCCACGTGCGTGCGGTGCGCGAACGAGAGATACACGCCGTCCGCGAACCGCTCGACCGTGTTCCCGCGGAGGAGCGCGTCATGGGAGTACCAGAGGTGGATCCCGTTCCCGCTCCCGGCCTCGTCCAGGGGCCGGACGCGGCCGCGAAGGCGTGAATCCTCCACCGAAAGGCTCTCCGAACGCTCGGCGTAGATTCCGTAGAGCACGTCCCGGGCGACGATGCGGCGGAGGACCACGCCCGCGGAGCCCAGGATCTTCACCGCGGCGTCGCCCGTGATCACGCGATTTCCGCTCCCGCGAATCTCGAGATCCTCGACACGGGCGCGCGGGGCCGCGATCTCGATCACGCTGCCGTGTCCGCCTCCGTGCACGACCGCGCCCGGCGCTCCGCGCAAGGTGATCGCACGATCGAGCCGGAGCGGACCCGCGTGACGCCCCCGGCCGAGCACGACCACGTCCCCCGGCGCCGCGGCCGCGATCGCCGCGGCGGCGGCGCCGGGACGGGCGGGGACGGTGACGGTCGCGGCATCGGCGTGGGTCCACGCGGAAGCCATCGCGGCCAGAGCCGCCGTCGCGACCGCCCGGCCCGCCACGTTCATGCCGGCACCCCCACCGTCTTCGCCACCGACTCGGCCGATTGGCGCTCGGCCCGCCGCTCGATCCAGAACACGATCGGTCCCAGGAGCCACGCGAATCCTAGTAGCAGCGTCCCCGGCCCAGGGAGGCTCCACACCTTGAAGTTCGCCATCTGCTTGTACCCGATCAGGGGCGGCGTGAACGCCTCCAGCTTGAGGGCCGCCCGCGGATCCAGGTCATGCCCGTAGTGATAGAGCCAGTTCGCGTAGTCCCGGAACATGTACACCGCGAAGGCCGTGAACCCGAGCCAGCCCAGGACCGCGAGCCACCGCCGGTTCACGAGCGCCGCGAGGAGCGCCATCACGCCGAAGAACGTCAGGAGCTGCGGCATGTACCGGAACTCGTCGAAGTCGTCCGGCGTGATCTTGTGCATCCCCACGTAATGGTTCAGCGTGTTGATGTTGTCGAGGTCTCCCTTGATCGTGTGCGCATAGATCGTGAGCTGGAGCCCCTCCGGATACTGCGGCGCCCAGAGCTTCATCGTCCACACGGGGAGGACCGGGAGGAAGAACACGGGGAGCAGGACCAGGGCCGCGACGACGATCCAGCGCCGCTCGGAGGCCTGGAACGATCCCAACAGATAGCGTGTCATGTCTTCCTCCCGGTTGATGGCGGGGCCGCTCACCGGCCCCGCCTTACGAATACCCACCTACCGGCGTCGCAGGAGCGCCGCCACTTCCTCGACCTGCTTCTTCGGAGGCCGCTGCACGCCGGCGATCCTCGTGCCGGCGGCCGCCACCTCGAGATATCCCTGCATTTCCTGGTGCAGCGCGCTGCAGAAGTTGGAGCAGTAGAACGGCGTGATCCCGGCCGCGGTCGCGACCCACTTCACGGTCTTGGTCTCGCCCGGCTCCACCTGCATGTCGATGTTCGAGTTCAGGATCCCGAACCCGTGCGTGATGTCGATGTCCTGCTCCAGGTTCGTGACGTGGAAGTAGACCGTGTCTCCGGCCGCGACGCGGATCACGTCCGGCGTGAAGTGCGTGCGCACGGCCACCATGTACGCGTCGACCCTCTTCCCCTTGCGCTCGACGCGGGCCTCTTCCGCGGATTTGATGGCGTGGGGGTTCTTGTTCTCCGAGAGCGGGTAGATCTTCAGCGGCTTGATCTTCGAGGCCGAGATGATCTGGCCGTAATGGGGCTCCGGATAGGTCGGGAAGTCGTAGAGGAGCTCCATCTTGTTCCCGCGCAGGTCGATGAGCTGTGCCCCCTCGGGGTGGGACGGGCCGACGGGGAGATACCGGTCCTTCGACAGCTTGTCGAGCGCGAGGAGGTACTCGCCCGTGGGATTCATCGTCGCGCCTTCCGCCACGCTGAGGTGCCCGATCGAGTAGTAGACGTCGATCTTGTCCACCACCTCCCACGTGCCGACCTTCCACTTCGCCACCTGGGAATCGAGGAAGAGCGACGTGTAGGCGAAGCCCTTTCCGTCGAACTCCGTGTGGAGCGGGCCGAGTCCCACCGGGACCTTCGCCTCGAGCACGTCGTCATACGCGAGGACCGGGACCCCCATGATCTCCTTCTCGAACTTCTTGGCGTCGATCGCAGCCATCAGCTTCTTGAAGCTGAACACGGAGACCTCGGCCTGGAGCTTGCCGGACGCGCAGATGTATTCGCCGGTCGGATTCACGTCCATGCCGTGCGGGCTCTTCGGCGTCGGAACGAGGTAGACGATCCCCTTCACCTTCTCGGGGTTCAGGACCGGCGCGCCGCCGATCATGTCCGCCTTGCCCTCGTCGACGGCCTTCTGCGCCGCTCTCCAGTCGACCGCCGCGACGTAGTCCATCTCGGCCTGGGACGCCTTCACCTCGAGGGTGTCATGGGCCATCTCGCTGTTGTAGCACGTGAAGAACTGCCAGCCGTGGCTCGGGCCTTTGCCCGCGTCCGAGAGGTCCCAGTGGAAGGGAGGCATCAGGATCTCGAAGCCCATGGACATGCGCCCTTCCGAGCTCACCTTGATGCCCGCGATGACGCCCTTGAAGTCCTTCACGTAGTCCTCGACCTTCGCCACCTTGTTCGTGGGCACCGGCGCCGAGAAGCGGGACGCAGCGAACACGTACTCGGTGTTCGGGGTCGGATAGGGGCAGGCGTGCGCGGCCGAGATGTTGGGAATCGGGCCGTAGATCTCGCGCGTGGTGAAGTCCTTCAGGTCGATGCGCGCGATCCGCGCGTGCGGCATGTCGTTGATGAAGAGCCACCGCCCGTCGAAGTTGCCGTTCGTCTCCGAGAGCCCCGGGTGATGCGCGTCGCCCCAGGTGAACCCGCCGAGCATGGCCTTCGACTCCTCGTCATACCCGTAGCCCTTGGCGGGCTCCGGGGTGAAGACCGGGATCGTGGTGATGTACCGGCACGACGGGAGGCCGTACACGAACACCTGGCCCGAGTGCCCGCCCGAGAGGAACGCGTAGTGCGTGTCGTGCTCCCCGGGCTTCACGTAGGTCTTCTGCGCCGCCGATCCGCCGGCCCCGCCGGCCATCCGGGTGCACCCGGACGCGACGGCCCACGCGAGAATGGCGATGGCGAGCAGCGCCAGACCGATCTTCCGTTTCATGGCTTCTCCTTTCGATGGGTTCCCGTCACGGGGCCGCGGCCGACTGGGTTGCCGGCTTCGCCTGATCCTTCTGCTTGATGTAGTGGATGAGCGCGTCGACCTCCTCGTTCTTCAGCATCAGATTGGGCATCTGGACGGCGTACTGGCCGAGGAGCTGTCTCGCGATCGGGTCCTCCTTGGTCATGACCTCGGGCTGGAGCATCTGCTTCCGCATCCATGCCTCGGTGCGGCGGTGCGTCACGCCCACGAGATCGGGTCCGGTGATCCGGGCGCCGAACGCGTGGCACGTGGAGCAGGTCTTCGATTTGAAGAGCGCCTCGCCCTTGGCCGCCAGCTCGGCGTTCACCGGGCTGTCGGCGGCGCGGGGTCCGACGTCGAGCGGGGAGGACGGCGTCGTGCCGGACGACGTCCCGCCGCCTCCCCCGCCTCCGCATCCCGCCAGGCTCATCGCGCCGAGGAGCACGAGGCTCCAGAGAAGGTTCCGCTTCATGACACCGCTCCTTTCGAAGGCCCCGCCGCGGGGCCCTGGGGGGATCGAACCTGGCCCGCCGGGCCCCGGTCCATCCGGGCGGCGAGCGCTTCCACTTCCCTCGGGTTGAGCGCGCGCTCCGCGATCGTGAACACCACCGCCTCCTCCTTCCGGATGTGGATCCGGAGAAGGTCGGCGAGATCGCGCAGCTGCACGCCGATCTGCTCGTTTCGCGCGTCGCTCGCGGGCTCCTCGAGCTCCTGCTCCAGGTCGGCGAGCATCATGCGAAGAGCCCCGTGATCCGCCATGAGCGGGTCCATGCTCGGGCGCGCCACGGGGAGCGCCTCCGCGAGGGCGGGGTAGAGGACCTCGTCCTCGGCCGCCATGTGGGTCTGGAACTGCCGGCGCAGGAGCGCGAGCACCTGTCGCGTCTCGGCGCCGGGCCAGTCGCCGGCCGCTTCGCGCGGGATCGCGGCCGCCGCCACGTCCAGGACACGGATCCGTTCGAGCACGTTCCGGTGGTCCTCGCGCATGCGTTCGAAGATCTTCGAAGGATTCATCGCGCCTCCCTGGGTCCGATGGGACCGTTCAGACGAGAGAATCTTCGGGCTTTGGGGCCCTCCGGCCCATGACGGGGGTCAGGAATGGCGAAGAAATCGGCGGGCGTGTGGGCATGGCAACATACGTGAAGGCAAAGGGTTGCCGGATCGGTGGCTCCGGGCATATGATCCCCGTCATGTCCCCCGACCGGGAGCGAGGGCTCCCCCTCACCGGGGCGGCCGACCGCGTGTCCCACGCGGTTCGAGCCCTCCCCTACTTTCGCGGCCTCTCGCCCGACGACCAGCGGAAGGTGGCCTCGCTCGCGACGATCCGCGACTACGAGCGCGGCGACTATCTCTGGAAGGAAGGGGATCCCGCCGAGTCGCTGACCCTGATCGTGCGTGGCCGCGTGAAGATCGTTCGCGAGGCCGAGGCTTCGGACGTCATTCTCGAGATCTTCGGTGAGGGAGAGCCGGTCGGAGCGATCGCGGTCTACAACTACATCCCCTACCCCGCCGCCGCGATCTGCATGGAGCCCGTCACGCTCCTGATCCTTCCGCGGCGCGACTTCTTCGAGATGCTCGACCGCACTCCCGAGTTCGCGCGGGCGATCATTCGCGAGCTCACGAAGCTCACGATCTCGCTCACGCGAAAGCTCGAGGAGATGCGCGGGCAGCGCGTCGAGGTGCGGATCGCGCAGCTCTTCCTCACGCTGGCCGAGCGGATGGGGAAGGAAACGAAGCAGGGTGTGGAGATTCCGCTCCGGCTCTCGCGCCAGGAGGTCGCGGATCTCGTGGGCACGACGGTGGAGTCCGCGATCCGGGTGCTCTCCAGGTGGGGGCACGAGAAGATCGTGATCACGGGCGAGGAGCGGTTCGTGATCCCCTCCCGGGAGAAGCTCCAGGCGATCACGACGTCTCCGCCGGGACGCGGAACCTAGTCGGGAATGTCGTAGAGGAACGAGCGGCGGAGCCGCTCCGGCCTCTGCTCCGGGTCCAGCCCGGATGTGAGCCACCGGACCCACGACTGCACCTCGGACTGCGTCACGCGCCCGGGAAGGAACTCCACACCCCCGTAGCTGAACCGGTCGCGGCTCCATGGAAGATTGCTGCGCTTGTAGAAGAAGGCGCAGAAGCGATCCTTGCCCTCGCGCGCGCGGAACACCTTGAGACGGCAGCGCCGAGGCGCCGCGGCGGCCTCGCCACCTTCGCCCCCCGGGGAAACCTCGAGCCCCGCGCGATCGGCCTCGATTCGAACCGGCTCCGGCGTCACGTCGAGCCACTGC is a genomic window containing:
- a CDS encoding ATP-binding cassette domain-containing protein → MIRAQGLVKRYGAITAVDHLDFEVRDGETFALIGPNGAGKTTTLKLLLGLARPDAGTVRIGPE
- the nosD gene encoding nitrous oxide reductase family maturation protein NosD; this translates as MNVAGRAVATAALAAMASAWTHADAATVTVPARPGAAAAAIAAAAPGDVVVLGRGRHAGPLRLDRAITLRGAPGAVVHGGGHGSVIEIAAPRARVEDLEIRGSGNRVITGDAAVKILGSAGVVLRRIVARDVLYGIYAERSESLSVEDSRLRGRVRPLDEAGSGNGIHLWYSHDALLRGNTVERFADGVYLSFAHRTHVAGNELRDQGRYGLHTMYCQESRLERNRFTRNVAGCAIMFSNGLRVEGNDFVHNRGPRTYGLLLRDCSAGTFTGNTFADNTIAVFMDNSNRNRIRENLFQDNGWALLVFSSCAGNETARNVFLNNDYPVALDMRRSDNRFDDGAVGNFWSENAPYDLNADGVSDVPYSPVSAFAFLSKQYPDLSVLAKSPAVAAITVAERVFPALRPSEIVDNRPLVSPGSAWQERRGVGVSRNAEPGASAGGHGTDESRVDWAAAAWFGGLLAAGAAGLVLARGRA
- the nosZ gene encoding Sec-dependent nitrous-oxide reductase → MKRKIGLALLAIAILAWAVASGCTRMAGGAGGSAAQKTYVKPGEHDTHYAFLSGGHSGQVFVYGLPSCRYITTIPVFTPEPAKGYGYDEESKAMLGGFTWGDAHHPGLSETNGNFDGRWLFINDMPHARIARIDLKDFTTREIYGPIPNISAAHACPYPTPNTEYVFAASRFSAPVPTNKVAKVEDYVKDFKGVIAGIKVSSEGRMSMGFEILMPPFHWDLSDAGKGPSHGWQFFTCYNSEMAHDTLEVKASQAEMDYVAAVDWRAAQKAVDEGKADMIGGAPVLNPEKVKGIVYLVPTPKSPHGMDVNPTGEYICASGKLQAEVSVFSFKKLMAAIDAKKFEKEIMGVPVLAYDDVLEAKVPVGLGPLHTEFDGKGFAYTSLFLDSQVAKWKVGTWEVVDKIDVYYSIGHLSVAEGATMNPTGEYLLALDKLSKDRYLPVGPSHPEGAQLIDLRGNKMELLYDFPTYPEPHYGQIISASKIKPLKIYPLSENKNPHAIKSAEEARVERKGKRVDAYMVAVRTHFTPDVIRVAAGDTVYFHVTNLEQDIDITHGFGILNSNIDMQVEPGETKTVKWVATAAGITPFYCSNFCSALHQEMQGYLEVAAAGTRIAGVQRPPKKQVEEVAALLRRR
- a CDS encoding cytochrome c, which produces MKRNLLWSLVLLGAMSLAGCGGGGGGGTSSGTTPSSPLDVGPRAADSPVNAELAAKGEALFKSKTCSTCHAFGARITGPDLVGVTHRRTEAWMRKQMLQPEVMTKEDPIARQLLGQYAVQMPNLMLKNEEVDALIHYIKQKDQAKPATQSAAAP
- a CDS encoding hemerythrin domain-containing protein, with the protein product MNPSKIFERMREDHRNVLERIRVLDVAAAAIPREAAGDWPGAETRQVLALLRRQFQTHMAAEDEVLYPALAEALPVARPSMDPLMADHGALRMMLADLEQELEEPASDARNEQIGVQLRDLADLLRIHIRKEEAVVFTIAERALNPREVEALAARMDRGPAGQVRSPQGPAAGPSKGAVS
- a CDS encoding Crp/Fnr family transcriptional regulator — protein: MSPDRERGLPLTGAADRVSHAVRALPYFRGLSPDDQRKVASLATIRDYERGDYLWKEGDPAESLTLIVRGRVKIVREAEASDVILEIFGEGEPVGAIAVYNYIPYPAAAICMEPVTLLILPRRDFFEMLDRTPEFARAIIRELTKLTISLTRKLEEMRGQRVEVRIAQLFLTLAERMGKETKQGVEIPLRLSRQEVADLVGTTVESAIRVLSRWGHEKIVITGEERFVIPSREKLQAITTSPPGRGT